From the genome of Candidozyma auris chromosome 2, complete sequence, one region includes:
- the RFG1 gene encoding HMG domain-containing transcriptional repressor encodes MSAAVFYHQDQLQDYKQPPANDHETSSATDTLPSVARLMPLAATSSVTSLQSPHQNIQNNNSNNNNQNQQGAQASDFMYPVVSAANSYAGYQTSPEAPTSQSGTSYHSSINNTPTTPLNNYTAANAASATTTSSMLAPSAHHSSHGPGPGPLPYQQQQLQQPPVVVPQEKCTCKSNPNRIPRPRNAFILFRQKYHQSVLDESTEAKTNPEVSRELGRRWRALSPQEREHWSNLAEEEKKNHAKKYPNYRYTPRRHGKGKSCPSCQQKQLRQQQQQQHQQQQHQQQHQQNQKMMRAQSLDQEALINSQKSPLTQAQAFAPQMAPFQQFSSSSQPLQQQQQQPQQPNPYSMGQFMFQSPFTQPQFGFPDQGQQQQQQQPSQHQPQGSPQQPLQIQNQQFVDMNQPHFMGGGYDTAGNHTQRFNSLPTAMGSTTSSYNGPEVYMQPQAPPK; translated from the exons ATGTCTGCAGCAGTCTTCTACCACCAAGATCAGCTCCAAGACTACAAGCAACCTCCAGCAAACGATCACGAGACCTCCTCTGCCACCGACACGTTGCCCTCGGTCGCCCGTCTCATGCCCTTGGCCGCCACGTCGTCCGTGACTAGTTTGCAAAGTCCCCATCAAAACATCCagaacaacaacagcaacaacaacaaccaGAACCAGCAGGGTGCCCAAGCGCTGGATTTTATGTATCCAGTGGTGTCTGCCGCCAACAGCTACGCTGGCTACCAGACGCTGCCTGAGGCGCCAACTTCCCAAAGCGGCACCTCGTACCACCTGagcatcaacaacaccCCGACGACGCCGTTGAACAACTACACGGCTGCCAACGCTGCGCTGGCGACGACGACGCTGTCCATGTTGGCGCCTTCTGCCCACCATAGCTCCCACG GACCGGGGCCGGGTCCGTTGCCGtatcagcaacaacagctcCAGCAGCCGCCGGTGGTTGTGCCCCAGGAAAAGTGCACGTGCAAGCTGAACCCGAACCGAATCCCCCGGCCTCGAAATGCCTTCATTTTGTTTCGCCAGAAGTATCACCAGCTGGTGCTCGACGAGTCCACCGAGGCCAAGACGAATCCAGAGGTTTCCCGAGAGTTGGGCCGCCGCTGGAGAGCGCTTTCGCCgcaagaaagagaacacTGGCTGAACTTGGccgaggaggagaagaaaaaccACGCCAAAAAGTACCCCAACTACCGTTACACTCCTCGCAGACACGGCAAGGGCAAGAGCTGTCCCCTGTGCCAGCAGAAACAGCTtcgccagcagcagcagcagcagcatcaacagcaacagcatcaacaacagcaccaacaaaaccaaaagatGATGCGGGCCCAGCTGTTGGACCAGGAggccttgatcaactcacAGAAACTGCCCTTGACCCAGGCCCAGGCGTTTGCTCCACAAATGGCGCCCTTCCAGCAATTTTCGAGCCTGCTGCAGCCAttgcaacaacaacaacaacagccaCAGCAGCCCAATCCTTATCTGATGGGCCAGTTCATGTTTCAAAGTCCCTTCACCCAACCCCAGTTTGGGTTCCCAGACCAGGgacagcagcagcagcagcagcagccactGCAGCATCAACCGCAAGGGTCTCCACAGCAGCCTCTTCAAATACAAAACCAGCAGTTTGTTGACATGAACCAACCGCACTTTATGGGCGGCGGCTACGACACGGCTGGCAACCACACGCAGAGATTCAACTCTTTGCCTACGGCCATGGGGAGCACCACCTCTTCCTACAATGGTCCCGAGGTGTATATGCAACCGCAAGCACCACCGAAATGA